The Altererythrobacter sp. CAU 1644 genome has a window encoding:
- a CDS encoding ArdC family protein: MTKSRRTASASPAQRITAAIIEKLEQGTKPWVKPWRGVPVSRPLRSCGTPYRGMNTFWLWMVADGCGYTSPYWITYRQCHKLGGQVRKGEKSTIAIFYKSYTKEVENAEGEADTENRRVLKAYAVFNADQCDGLPEFYHPKPFIAALDPEGGEDRLDAFFAHIGADLRHHGAHAYYEPMRDRVTMPPTELFEAYDHYYATLAHELSHWTGHSSRLDRDLKNRFGSDAYAAEELIAELSSAILGAELGLPVTHLDHHASYIASWLKILKSDERAILTAAAKAEEAASLLLKLGGCQSHESKPDINLADAA; this comes from the coding sequence ATGACCAAATCCCGCCGCACTGCCTCTGCTTCGCCAGCCCAGCGCATTACCGCGGCCATCATCGAAAAGCTCGAGCAAGGGACAAAGCCGTGGGTAAAGCCGTGGCGCGGCGTGCCAGTCTCCCGTCCTTTGCGTTCTTGCGGAACGCCCTATCGCGGAATGAATACCTTCTGGCTGTGGATGGTGGCCGATGGCTGTGGCTACACTTCGCCATACTGGATCACCTACCGCCAGTGCCATAAGCTTGGTGGACAGGTCCGCAAGGGCGAGAAATCGACCATCGCAATCTTCTACAAGAGCTACACCAAGGAGGTCGAAAACGCCGAAGGCGAGGCCGACACCGAAAACCGGCGCGTGCTTAAGGCCTATGCCGTGTTCAACGCTGACCAGTGCGATGGCCTCCCCGAGTTCTATCATCCCAAGCCATTCATTGCTGCGCTTGATCCCGAAGGAGGCGAAGACCGGCTCGATGCCTTCTTTGCCCATATTGGCGCAGACCTGCGGCATCATGGTGCTCATGCCTACTACGAGCCGATGCGCGACCGGGTCACCATGCCGCCAACCGAACTGTTCGAAGCGTATGACCACTATTACGCGACGCTCGCGCACGAGCTGTCGCACTGGACGGGACATTCCTCGCGGCTCGATCGCGATCTCAAGAACCGCTTTGGCAGCGACGCCTATGCTGCCGAAGAACTGATCGCCGAACTCTCGTCGGCAATCCTCGGAGCCGAACTGGGTCTTCCGGTCACCCACCTCGACCATCACGCCAGCTACATCGCATCTTGGCTCAAGATCCTCAAATCGGACGAGCGCGCGATCCTCACTGCTGCGGCCAAGGCCGAGGAAGCGGCAAGCCTGCTGCTCAAACTGGGTGGTTGCCAATCCCACGAAAGCAAGCCCGACATCAATCTCGCTGATGCAGCCTGA
- a CDS encoding ImmA/IrrE family metallo-endopeptidase, which produces MEIDRIELADCGSPEKIIAEIMRQVPDMPIPVPIEELAEAVGITDIHRLETASFEGGLVTQPERASGVILVNSKGSVQRQRFTIGHELGHYLIIAHQPARAGQFTCSKADMAIREADRDNRARRMELEANRFSAGMLMPLAHFKPDMRNLGTPALEHVFTLATRYNMSNEATALQYVQYNDAVCAVIISKDDVVRRIYKPSRFPFIDVRIGTRLPTPSLAARLSNGQQSDWDDVSAGVWLALSTEGPHPSLQEQAYRLHNGWMMTLLIHTDQDEEEDGEGGISDAFDVWENPRFPSRSRRR; this is translated from the coding sequence ATGGAGATTGATCGGATCGAACTCGCGGACTGCGGTTCGCCGGAAAAGATCATCGCTGAAATCATGCGGCAGGTGCCCGACATGCCGATCCCGGTGCCGATTGAGGAATTGGCCGAGGCGGTCGGCATCACCGATATCCATCGGCTGGAAACAGCCAGCTTCGAAGGTGGACTTGTTACACAGCCCGAACGCGCGAGTGGCGTCATCCTGGTCAACAGCAAGGGCTCGGTGCAGCGCCAGCGCTTCACTATCGGGCACGAACTCGGACATTATCTTATTATCGCGCACCAGCCCGCGCGCGCCGGTCAGTTCACATGCTCGAAAGCCGATATGGCGATCCGTGAGGCGGACCGTGACAATCGTGCGCGGCGGATGGAGTTGGAGGCAAATCGGTTCAGTGCGGGCATGCTCATGCCGCTCGCGCACTTCAAACCCGATATGCGCAATCTGGGGACACCAGCGCTGGAGCATGTGTTCACGCTGGCCACGCGCTACAATATGAGTAACGAAGCGACCGCTCTTCAATATGTGCAGTACAATGATGCCGTTTGCGCGGTTATCATTTCGAAGGATGATGTCGTCCGGCGAATCTACAAGCCCAGCCGTTTTCCTTTCATTGATGTTCGGATCGGGACCCGGCTGCCCACACCTTCACTCGCCGCGCGCCTGTCCAATGGTCAGCAATCCGATTGGGATGACGTGAGCGCCGGAGTGTGGCTCGCTCTTTCGACAGAAGGTCCTCACCCATCCCTGCAGGAACAAGCTTATCGCCTGCACAACGGATGGATGATGACGTTGCTCATTCATACTGATCAGGACGAAGAGGAAGATGGCGAGGGTGGGATTTCCGATGCATTTGACGTGTGGGAGAACCCTCGATTTCCATCACGAAGTCGGCGGCGGTGA
- a CDS encoding helix-turn-helix domain-containing protein has translation MSLATKLQKLRTAKRQSLQDVADAIGASKAHVWELEKGTAKNPSIELVRKLADHFGVSIASLVGEAPDEGSDEEQLLVMYRDLKSLDTKERELIEDIIKGMQKRRTGG, from the coding sequence ATGTCCTTGGCGACGAAGCTTCAGAAACTTCGCACTGCAAAGCGACAGTCGCTTCAGGATGTCGCGGACGCCATCGGCGCATCGAAAGCGCACGTCTGGGAACTGGAGAAGGGCACCGCCAAGAATCCGTCGATCGAGCTCGTCCGGAAGCTCGCCGATCATTTCGGCGTTTCGATTGCCAGCCTTGTTGGAGAGGCTCCCGACGAAGGCAGCGACGAAGAACAATTGCTCGTCATGTATCGCGACCTGAAATCGCTCGATACGAAGGAGCGCGAGCTGATCGAAGACATTATCAAAGGGATGCAGAAGCGCCGAACCGGGGGGTAG
- a CDS encoding DUF2188 domain-containing protein — MSRNQHITPHRRGWAVQPAGGQRASSVHRTQAEAIARGREIARNQESELLIHGRNGRIRARDSHGRDEFPPEG, encoded by the coding sequence ATGAGTCGTAACCAGCATATTACACCCCACCGTCGTGGCTGGGCCGTTCAGCCGGCCGGAGGCCAGCGTGCGTCGTCCGTTCACCGGACACAGGCTGAGGCGATTGCCCGCGGTCGCGAGATCGCCCGCAATCAGGAATCCGAACTTCTCATCCATGGCCGCAACGGCCGAATTCGCGCGCGTGACAGTCATGGCCGCGACGAATTCCCGCCCGAAGGCTGA
- a CDS encoding nucleotidyltransferase domain-containing protein, which yields MDVARRIQLSPTKHDEAEQHYQALCAHVDRPDSPLHGKVIACYPGGSFATGTAIASRVSKDQHDVDVVIELDISPFSEPSGVLATLFVAINGEEGSRYHGRVTLNSRCVTVTYEDGTRVDLMPIARLDQTPLKAGHLFHWRQETAETYHKTVNPWGFADYFNREVAFDPVFATMFDARRQISDGVVAKAETDPLPGRVPLSEKSSRVVALQLLKRNRDVRYRSRDGRKPPSVVLAAMALDSGPAQSGLVDEVVNIASHISGQLQDHVRRFDTLVVRNPSFPEDIFTDRWPREVAAQNVYMRDLDHLQRQLGRLRSDNANLTEMRTILDDLFGETAAGFAVERFLDASRREAERGAMRFGTTGRILTGAPAIIGAATSTAARASTNMGGGCIPD from the coding sequence ATGGACGTCGCGCGCCGCATCCAGCTCTCGCCCACCAAGCATGACGAAGCCGAACAGCATTATCAGGCGCTCTGCGCCCATGTGGATCGGCCCGACAGCCCGCTCCACGGGAAGGTGATCGCCTGCTATCCGGGCGGTAGTTTCGCGACCGGAACCGCGATCGCATCGCGCGTCTCGAAAGATCAGCACGATGTCGACGTCGTGATCGAACTCGATATTTCGCCGTTCAGTGAGCCGTCGGGCGTGCTGGCGACCCTTTTCGTTGCGATCAACGGTGAGGAAGGCAGCCGTTATCATGGGCGGGTGACCCTCAACAGCCGCTGCGTCACCGTAACCTATGAAGACGGCACACGCGTCGATCTCATGCCGATCGCCCGGCTCGACCAAACGCCCCTGAAGGCTGGCCATCTTTTTCACTGGCGCCAAGAGACCGCCGAAACCTACCACAAGACGGTCAATCCTTGGGGCTTCGCCGATTATTTCAATCGTGAGGTGGCGTTCGATCCGGTTTTCGCGACGATGTTCGACGCCCGTCGCCAGATATCGGATGGCGTGGTCGCGAAGGCCGAAACCGACCCGCTACCCGGTCGCGTTCCGCTCTCGGAAAAATCCTCGCGCGTCGTGGCGCTCCAGTTGCTGAAGCGGAATCGCGATGTCCGCTACCGCTCGCGCGATGGTCGGAAGCCGCCGTCGGTAGTGCTCGCGGCTATGGCTCTGGATAGCGGTCCGGCGCAGTCCGGGCTGGTTGACGAGGTCGTCAATATTGCCTCGCACATCAGTGGCCAGCTTCAGGATCACGTTCGCCGGTTTGACACCTTGGTCGTACGCAACCCCTCCTTCCCGGAGGATATCTTCACAGATCGATGGCCTAGGGAGGTCGCCGCGCAGAACGTTTATATGCGTGATCTCGATCATCTGCAGCGGCAGCTTGGTCGCCTTCGCAGCGACAACGCAAATCTGACCGAAATGCGGACCATCCTCGATGACCTGTTTGGCGAGACGGCGGCGGGCTTCGCGGTCGAACGCTTTCTCGATGCAAGCCGGCGCGAAGCCGAACGCGGCGCGATGCGCTTCGGAACGACCGGACGCATCCTTACCGGCGCGCCCGCCATCATCGGCGCTGCGACCAGCACAGCCGCGCGCGCCAGTACCAACATGGGTGGCGGATGCATCCCGGACTGA
- a CDS encoding CBASS cGAMP-activated phospholipase — protein MALQTKRPSRRSDGTLVEQRVQLPWPTDKPFRILSIDGGGIRGILPAALLAEFESRHLDGRSAGEYFDLIAGTSTGGIIALGLSIGMRASEILKLYLDHGEAIFPPIRPPFSRLKSGLRFFHSLTRYQYERGPLERELRKLFGERQIGDAHCRLCIPAFDGFTEVHIFKTPHHPDFKLDWREEMVTAALATSAAPTFFSVYRNGERRFADGGVWANNPVMVALVDALSCHDLNRRQVQILSLGCGESEMLISDDQVRLGGLWHWKEVISSAMRLASQNALGQAGLLIGRDQLVRIDAPLMPDNPIELDDYYRAKQVLLPLAAPLASTFDEVVSQRFFAVPVDPYEAFHGSRAG, from the coding sequence ATGGCATTGCAAACAAAAAGGCCATCGCGGCGGTCTGACGGCACATTAGTCGAGCAGCGGGTGCAATTGCCCTGGCCTACCGACAAGCCCTTCCGCATTCTCTCGATCGACGGCGGCGGGATTCGCGGCATCCTGCCGGCTGCTCTTTTGGCAGAGTTTGAATCTCGCCACTTGGATGGCCGCTCGGCAGGCGAATATTTCGACCTAATCGCCGGGACGTCTACAGGTGGTATCATTGCCCTCGGCCTGTCAATTGGAATGCGCGCAAGCGAAATCCTCAAGCTCTACCTCGATCATGGCGAAGCAATATTTCCGCCAATCCGCCCCCCTTTTAGCAGGCTTAAATCGGGCCTTCGCTTTTTCCATTCGTTGACTCGCTACCAGTATGAGCGTGGTCCACTCGAACGCGAGCTACGCAAGCTGTTCGGCGAGCGGCAAATCGGCGATGCGCACTGCCGTTTGTGCATACCGGCATTCGATGGCTTCACCGAGGTCCACATCTTCAAGACACCGCACCACCCCGACTTCAAACTCGACTGGCGCGAGGAAATGGTGACAGCCGCACTCGCAACCTCCGCGGCGCCGACTTTCTTCTCCGTCTATAGGAATGGGGAGCGGCGCTTTGCCGACGGAGGCGTCTGGGCGAACAATCCTGTTATGGTTGCGCTAGTCGATGCGCTAAGCTGCCATGATCTCAATCGGCGCCAAGTCCAGATTCTGTCGCTCGGCTGTGGCGAGTCCGAGATGCTTATCTCAGATGATCAGGTCCGGCTCGGCGGACTATGGCACTGGAAAGAGGTCATCTCGTCGGCAATGCGGCTTGCTAGCCAGAACGCGCTTGGTCAAGCAGGACTTCTCATTGGTCGCGACCAACTCGTGAGAATTGACGCGCCCCTGATGCCTGATAACCCCATCGAGCTCGACGATTATTATCGCGCCAAACAAGTTCTGCTTCCACTTGCTGCGCCCTTGGCGAGCACTTTTGACGAGGTTGTTAGCCAGCGCTTTTTCGCAGTGCCTGTCGATCCTTATGAAGCATTTCATGGCTCGCGAGCGGGCTAA
- a CDS encoding ParB/RepB/Spo0J family partition protein has product MIQSIPLKKLVPSPRNVRKSSDVLADLQLRADIAARGLLQNLVVRKGKRGKFEVEAGGRRLTALQALAEEGTLPENHEVTCLVIEGEESEVREASLAENFQRLAMNPADEAQAFASIIEAGATTEDVARRFGLTVRFVEGRLRLASLAPCVFEALAEGTITLDMAKAYGAISDVERQAHVYAELQHAWYQITPDTIRRMVLDATVRGSDPRAVLVGRDAYLDAGGRIERELFDDDASESWIDVALLEDLAHKAMDEAAEKAALEYGLAWVRPTLGNYVSHDLVEGLSRLPCDPAPMTEQEAQELGELEADYDRVAAVLEDEDSDEDEVAKAEKELVVIDRAMRVLNDRPPVLADELKPEAGAFLVLSRNGEPTLVPQFYTETEVIADEGVVEAIEESGAAKPKGSSLSQRLLDELAMQRRDILAIHLANDPALALDFMVFTLADADGHDWRAKKASTLVGSVASGPITGFEAKDAPASAALAEFAGSLDENWRAGESDVERFAKFRALSDEARSAWLGHVVSRTLVASLACEGERSVPMHEALGSLLEIETAHWWRPTAKNYFDRVAKARTLEALDAAGGPELVSRYAASKKAELASAAERIFSGNFIGEPEVKERAQAWVPPIMRFNDSEEVELADHDGDEAVNAEGTDEIAEQAA; this is encoded by the coding sequence ATGATCCAGTCGATTCCCTTGAAGAAGCTCGTCCCGAGCCCGCGCAACGTTCGCAAGTCGAGCGACGTGCTGGCCGACCTCCAGCTGCGGGCAGACATTGCTGCGCGCGGCCTGCTGCAGAACCTCGTCGTGCGCAAAGGAAAGCGCGGCAAGTTCGAAGTCGAGGCCGGCGGTCGCCGTCTCACCGCGCTGCAGGCGCTGGCCGAAGAGGGCACCTTGCCCGAGAACCACGAGGTCACCTGCCTCGTCATCGAAGGCGAAGAAAGCGAAGTGCGCGAAGCCAGTCTTGCTGAGAACTTCCAGCGCCTCGCGATGAACCCCGCCGACGAGGCGCAGGCCTTCGCCTCCATCATCGAGGCAGGGGCTACCACCGAAGACGTGGCGCGCCGCTTCGGCCTCACCGTCCGGTTCGTCGAAGGGCGTCTGCGCCTGGCAAGTCTCGCGCCTTGCGTCTTCGAAGCGCTCGCCGAAGGCACGATCACGCTCGACATGGCCAAGGCCTACGGCGCGATTTCCGACGTCGAGCGCCAGGCGCATGTCTATGCTGAGCTGCAGCACGCCTGGTACCAGATCACGCCCGACACGATCCGCCGCATGGTGCTCGATGCCACGGTGCGCGGTTCCGATCCGCGAGCTGTGCTAGTCGGACGCGATGCCTATCTCGACGCAGGTGGTCGGATCGAGCGCGAACTGTTCGACGATGATGCCAGCGAGAGCTGGATCGATGTCGCGCTGCTCGAGGACCTCGCGCACAAGGCCATGGACGAAGCCGCAGAAAAGGCCGCGCTCGAATATGGCCTTGCCTGGGTGCGCCCGACCCTTGGCAACTACGTCAGCCATGACCTCGTCGAAGGTCTGAGCCGTCTGCCTTGCGACCCTGCGCCGATGACCGAACAGGAAGCTCAGGAACTCGGCGAGCTCGAGGCCGACTACGACCGCGTCGCCGCTGTGCTCGAAGACGAGGACAGCGACGAGGACGAGGTCGCCAAGGCCGAGAAGGAACTAGTGGTGATCGACCGTGCCATGCGCGTGCTCAATGACCGGCCGCCGGTACTCGCCGACGAACTGAAACCGGAGGCCGGCGCCTTCCTCGTCCTCTCGCGCAATGGCGAGCCGACCCTGGTCCCGCAGTTCTACACCGAGACCGAGGTCATCGCTGACGAAGGCGTGGTCGAGGCCATTGAAGAGAGCGGTGCGGCTAAGCCCAAGGGGAGCTCGCTTTCCCAGCGCCTGCTCGACGAACTCGCAATGCAGCGCCGCGACATCCTGGCAATCCATCTCGCCAACGACCCGGCACTAGCGCTCGACTTCATGGTCTTCACGCTCGCCGATGCCGATGGGCACGACTGGCGCGCCAAGAAAGCGTCGACCCTCGTTGGCTCGGTCGCGTCCGGGCCTATCACCGGGTTCGAGGCGAAGGATGCGCCGGCGAGTGCCGCGCTTGCCGAGTTCGCCGGGTCGCTCGATGAAAACTGGCGTGCGGGTGAAAGCGATGTCGAGCGGTTCGCGAAATTCCGAGCGCTTTCCGACGAGGCGCGCTCAGCATGGCTTGGCCATGTCGTCTCGCGCACTCTGGTTGCCAGCCTTGCCTGCGAAGGCGAACGATCGGTGCCGATGCACGAGGCACTCGGCTCGCTCCTCGAAATCGAGACCGCGCATTGGTGGCGTCCCACGGCGAAAAACTACTTCGACCGGGTGGCTAAGGCGCGCACGCTCGAAGCGCTCGACGCCGCCGGCGGTCCCGAACTGGTCAGTCGTTATGCCGCATCGAAGAAGGCTGAGCTTGCGAGCGCTGCCGAACGCATCTTCTCGGGCAACTTCATTGGCGAGCCCGAGGTCAAGGAACGGGCGCAGGCTTGGGTTCCGCCGATCATGCGGTTCAACGATTCTGAAGAAGTCGAATTGGCCGACCACGACGGAGACGAGGCGGTCAACGCCGAAGGAACTGACGAGATTGCCGAGCAGGCAGCCTGA
- a CDS encoding strawberry notch family protein, which translates to MFQSDLFPAGEQLPSIPLAYAIGTRVAALLASGRHLTRTDISGLFAEETGVLDWGGAWTIDDYNSAVEIGALLWLRESSRIDLATNVHEAEARFDWLEAALPPRHVRSEAQVELQQFSTPPMLAWLMAKAAAVAAQDTLLEPSAGNGALALWGSVQNASLLLNEIDPARRDCLGHIFPAAAITTYDGELIADLVRGPVPSVVLMNPPFARSQERGKDGETAMRHLRGAIRVAANGARIVAIMPEGFDASAFAKAQDETSLVLNVRLEQMFRRTGTGIAVRLVVFDKTPTAASPAITGDTADLIALHELITALPPRAQTSANIHRLPVGKPVRLVCKTSTQSAPVRPVAPFAATPAASANAIDLAYSVLADPAPVPEQAGIYLPYRPSRIAFEDAPVHPTPLVESVAMGSVAAPQPDVCPRLPAGWQADGLLSEAQCETLVYAAQAFSRDLPGQFKVSQEATSLELSEDGHTYRQGFFLGDGTGAGKGRQIAAVIMDRWLAGERRHVWITKNEALLEDARRDWEALGGLPLDLQPLSRWKLGQPVTMSEGILFVTYPTLRSGRAEDTRLDQILAWAGEDFDGVIAFDEAHAMANALGGSSIRGKVKGSEQGMAGVRLQNHLPRARVLYASATGASDIANLGYTSRLGLWGPETAFPTHEAFMTEIRAGGVAAMELVARDLKAQGLYLARALSFAGVEYDILEHSLTEAQVRIYDAYADAWAIIHRNLEAALEATRVVDEDSGDTLNRNAKAAALSIFEGTKQRFFAQLLLSMKLPSLIPAMEVALGEENSVVVQLVSTAEAMLDRRLADLTVEEREALDIDLSPREYVIDYLTKSFPIRLMQVFADEDGNLRSEAMSDGEGNPVFCPRAIAVRDALIEQLCALPPIATALDAIIEHFGTDAVAEVTGRTRRLVLGRDGEQRLERRSPSANVAEAQSFMEGIKRILVFSDAGGTGRSYHADLGCRNQQRRVHFLLEPGWRADNAIQGLGRTNRTNQASAPLFRPVTTDVKGERRFISTIARRLDALGALTRGQRQTGGQNLFDPADNLESDYARDALSRWFQLLYDGKLEATSFGNFVERTGLRLENPDGGLTDNLPTIQRWLNRILALPIALQNAIFDEYLGLVEARIEAAREAGTLDQGLETVRVDRFNVLADELLRTDPVTGAETRLVSLEMTRHLRPLRLQRLVRMHEIGSPHAIPMRNTRSGKVALSVPARRLIADDGAVIERRRLLRPLKSANWTLEALGESHWEEIGVTAFTSAWRTEEEEAAKSPVTERVHLATGLLLPVWKRLPGDHVRVTRLVAEDGQSIIGREVLDVDLAAIADTFGLSGVTGPSAEQIGDLVLASGKPLCLASHDSLTVKRSLVGGEQRLELTGFSPDRLDWYKNKGCFTEIIRYRTRLFVPVSKASLILPALAA; encoded by the coding sequence ATGTTTCAATCAGACCTGTTTCCCGCCGGCGAGCAGTTGCCGTCCATACCCTTGGCCTATGCCATTGGCACCCGAGTTGCCGCGCTTCTTGCTTCGGGTCGTCATCTTACCCGTACCGACATTTCCGGGCTGTTCGCCGAAGAGACCGGTGTTCTCGACTGGGGAGGTGCCTGGACGATCGACGACTACAACAGCGCGGTCGAGATCGGCGCACTACTCTGGCTTCGAGAGTCCTCACGGATCGATCTGGCGACGAATGTACACGAAGCCGAAGCGCGGTTCGACTGGCTCGAAGCAGCTTTGCCGCCGCGGCACGTGCGCAGCGAAGCACAGGTCGAGCTCCAACAGTTCTCGACCCCGCCAATGCTGGCCTGGCTGATGGCGAAGGCCGCAGCAGTTGCTGCGCAAGACACGCTTCTCGAACCATCCGCCGGTAATGGCGCCCTTGCGCTTTGGGGCAGCGTCCAGAACGCTTCGCTGCTCCTCAACGAGATCGATCCGGCAAGACGAGACTGCCTCGGCCACATCTTCCCCGCAGCCGCGATCACCACGTATGACGGGGAGCTGATCGCCGACCTGGTGCGCGGCCCTGTTCCGTCGGTCGTGCTGATGAACCCGCCATTCGCCCGCAGCCAGGAACGCGGCAAGGACGGTGAGACCGCCATGCGTCACCTGCGCGGTGCGATCCGAGTGGCTGCAAATGGGGCGAGGATAGTCGCCATCATGCCCGAAGGCTTCGATGCTTCCGCTTTCGCCAAAGCACAGGACGAAACGTCGCTCGTGCTCAATGTCCGCTTGGAGCAGATGTTTCGCCGGACAGGGACGGGGATTGCCGTTCGACTGGTCGTGTTCGACAAGACGCCGACTGCGGCTTCGCCCGCGATCACCGGAGATACTGCCGACCTGATCGCGCTCCACGAGCTTATCACTGCGCTTCCGCCCCGTGCGCAGACATCCGCCAACATCCATCGCCTGCCAGTCGGCAAGCCAGTGCGCCTCGTTTGCAAGACTTCGACCCAAAGCGCGCCGGTTCGGCCGGTGGCGCCGTTCGCCGCGACACCAGCAGCCAGCGCGAATGCGATCGACCTTGCCTATTCGGTCCTCGCCGACCCCGCGCCTGTGCCCGAACAGGCAGGCATCTACCTGCCTTACCGGCCCAGCCGCATCGCCTTCGAAGATGCGCCGGTCCATCCCACCCCGCTCGTGGAATCGGTCGCCATGGGTTCGGTCGCGGCACCGCAGCCCGATGTTTGCCCGCGCCTTCCCGCAGGTTGGCAGGCCGATGGCCTGCTGTCCGAAGCGCAATGCGAGACACTCGTTTACGCTGCCCAGGCATTTTCGCGTGATCTTCCAGGTCAGTTCAAGGTCAGCCAGGAAGCCACCTCGCTGGAGCTGTCCGAAGATGGGCACACCTACCGGCAGGGCTTCTTCCTTGGCGACGGGACCGGAGCGGGCAAGGGACGGCAGATCGCAGCGGTCATCATGGACCGCTGGCTCGCAGGCGAGCGCCGGCATGTCTGGATCACCAAGAACGAGGCGCTGCTCGAAGATGCACGCCGCGACTGGGAAGCGCTTGGCGGACTACCGCTCGATCTCCAGCCGCTCTCGCGCTGGAAACTCGGCCAGCCCGTAACGATGTCCGAAGGCATTCTCTTCGTCACCTATCCGACGCTGCGCTCGGGCCGCGCCGAGGATACGCGGCTCGACCAGATCCTTGCCTGGGCGGGCGAGGATTTCGACGGCGTGATCGCTTTCGACGAAGCCCATGCGATGGCTAATGCGCTCGGGGGCTCTTCAATCCGCGGCAAGGTCAAGGGCTCTGAACAAGGGATGGCGGGCGTCAGGCTGCAGAACCACTTGCCGCGCGCCCGCGTGCTTTACGCGTCTGCCACTGGCGCTTCGGATATCGCCAACCTCGGTTACACTTCCCGCCTCGGCCTTTGGGGACCCGAGACCGCTTTTCCGACCCACGAGGCATTCATGACCGAGATCCGCGCTGGCGGCGTCGCGGCGATGGAGCTCGTCGCCCGTGATCTCAAGGCCCAGGGCCTCTATCTTGCCCGTGCGCTGTCCTTCGCCGGGGTCGAGTACGACATCCTCGAACATAGCCTGACCGAAGCACAGGTACGGATCTACGATGCCTATGCTGATGCCTGGGCGATCATCCACCGCAACCTCGAAGCTGCGCTCGAAGCAACCCGCGTGGTCGACGAGGACAGCGGCGACACGCTCAACCGCAATGCCAAGGCTGCGGCGCTATCGATCTTCGAAGGCACCAAGCAGCGCTTCTTTGCCCAGCTCCTGCTTTCGATGAAATTGCCGAGCCTGATCCCCGCGATGGAAGTAGCGCTTGGCGAAGAGAATTCGGTTGTCGTGCAGCTGGTCTCGACCGCCGAGGCCATGCTCGACCGGCGCCTTGCCGACCTTACCGTGGAAGAACGCGAAGCTCTCGATATCGATCTGTCCCCGCGTGAATACGTCATCGACTACCTTACGAAGAGCTTCCCGATACGATTGATGCAGGTATTCGCCGACGAGGACGGCAATCTTCGCTCCGAGGCGATGAGCGACGGAGAGGGCAATCCCGTTTTCTGCCCGCGCGCCATTGCTGTGCGCGATGCGCTGATCGAACAGCTTTGCGCACTGCCGCCCATCGCCACTGCGCTCGATGCGATTATCGAACATTTCGGAACCGACGCCGTGGCCGAAGTCACGGGCCGGACCCGCAGGCTTGTACTGGGCCGCGATGGTGAGCAGCGCCTCGAACGGCGTAGCCCCAGCGCCAATGTCGCCGAAGCCCAAAGCTTCATGGAAGGGATCAAGCGCATCCTGGTCTTCTCGGATGCGGGCGGCACGGGGCGATCCTATCATGCCGACCTCGGCTGCCGAAACCAGCAGCGCAGGGTTCATTTCCTGCTCGAGCCGGGCTGGCGCGCGGACAACGCCATCCAGGGTCTTGGTCGTACCAACCGCACCAACCAGGCCTCGGCCCCGCTGTTTCGGCCGGTAACCACCGACGTAAAGGGCGAACGCCGATTCATCTCAACCATTGCGCGAAGGCTCGACGCATTGGGCGCGCTGACGCGCGGCCAGCGCCAGACGGGCGGTCAGAACCTGTTCGACCCGGCCGACAATCTCGAAAGCGACTATGCGCGCGACGCGCTCAGCCGCTGGTTCCAGCTGCTCTATGACGGCAAGCTCGAAGCCACGAGTTTCGGGAATTTTGTCGAGCGTACGGGTCTCCGGCTCGAAAACCCCGATGGCGGGCTGACCGACAATCTCCCGACGATTCAGCGTTGGCTCAACCGCATTCTCGCGCTGCCGATCGCGCTCCAGAACGCCATATTTGATGAATACCTTGGTCTCGTCGAAGCGCGGATCGAAGCCGCGCGCGAGGCCGGAACGCTCGACCAGGGACTGGAAACCGTCAGGGTTGATCGTTTCAATGTCCTGGCAGATGAACTCCTGCGCACCGATCCCGTGACCGGAGCCGAGACCCGTCTCGTCTCGCTCGAAATGACGAGGCACCTTCGGCCTCTGCGATTGCAGCGCCTGGTGCGGATGCACGAGATCGGCAGCCCGCACGCTATCCCGATGCGCAATACGCGCTCGGGCAAGGTCGCCCTCTCGGTTCCTGCCCGGCGCCTTATCGCTGACGACGGGGCCGTGATCGAACGTCGGCGCCTTCTGCGACCGCTCAAGTCCGCGAACTGGACACTTGAGGCACTCGGTGAGAGCCACTGGGAAGAAATTGGCGTCACTGCGTTCACCAGCGCCTGGAGGACCGAGGAAGAAGAGGCGGCCAAATCACCGGTTACCGAGCGCGTCCATCTCGCCACCGGACTGCTGCTCCCGGTCTGGAAGCGCCTCCCCGGCGATCATGTCCGCGTCACCCGGCTCGTTGCCGAGGACGGCCAGTCGATCATCGGCCGCGAAGTGCTCGATGTCGATCTCGCTGCAATCGCCGATACCTTTGGCCTTTCCGGGGTTACCGGACCATCGGCAGAGCAGATCGGCGACCTCGTCCTCGCCAGCGGCAAACCGCTGTGCCTCGCAAGCCACGACTCCCTGACTGTGAAGCGCTCGCTGGTCGGCGGCGAACAGCGCCTTGAACTGACCGGGTTCTCGCCCGACCGGCTCGACTGGTACAAGAACAAGGGCTGCTTCACCGAGATCATCCGCTACCGCACGCGGCTGTTCGTCCCGGTGTCGAAAGCCTCTTTGATCCTTCCCGCGCTTGCCGCCTGA